A single window of Martelella sp. NC20 DNA harbors:
- the nqrE gene encoding NADH:ubiquinone reductase (Na(+)-transporting) subunit E, whose protein sequence is MNELAGLFLKAAFVENMALTLFLGLCTFLALSRRTGAAVGLGIAVVAVMGVTMPLNNLIYNALLKPGAWAWAGMPDTDLSYLKLIAFIGVIAATVQLVEMVLDRYFPAIHASFGVFLPLLTVNCAILAGSLFMVERDYDLVESTVFGLGAGFGFGVAVVMLGAIRARLAYADLPKGLRGLGITFTIAGMMSLGFSAFAQMVSP, encoded by the coding sequence ATGAACGAACTCGCAGGCCTTTTCCTGAAGGCAGCCTTCGTCGAGAACATGGCGCTGACGCTGTTTCTCGGGCTCTGCACCTTTCTGGCGCTGTCGCGCCGCACGGGAGCGGCCGTCGGCCTCGGCATTGCCGTCGTGGCGGTGATGGGCGTCACCATGCCGCTCAACAACCTGATCTACAACGCGCTCCTGAAACCCGGCGCATGGGCCTGGGCCGGCATGCCGGACACCGACCTCTCCTATCTGAAGCTGATCGCCTTCATCGGCGTGATCGCGGCCACGGTCCAGCTCGTCGAAATGGTGCTCGACCGCTATTTTCCGGCAATCCACGCCTCGTTCGGCGTGTTTCTGCCGCTGTTGACGGTGAATTGCGCGATCCTCGCCGGCAGCCTGTTCATGGTCGAGCGCGACTATGATCTGGTGGAATCGACCGTGTTCGGGCTCGGCGCGGGCTTTGGCTTCGGCGTTGCCGTGGTCATGCTCGGCGCCATCCGCGCCCGGCTTGCCTATGCCGACCTTCCGAAGGGCCTGCGCGGGCTCGGCATCACCTTCACGATTGCCGGCATGATGTCGCTTGGCTTTTCGGCCTTTGCCCAGATGGTGTCGCCATGA
- the nqrF gene encoding NADH:ubiquinone reductase (Na(+)-transporting) subunit F, with protein MSEIALAAVIVIALVVILTLALLTTRARLVPAETIRISVNGAMTLEARRGDRLLTVLHRAGIGIPAACGGSGTCGLCRVHVEGEGAGEPQATERGVLSAAERRSHMRLACQTALRGPCSVTVPQDFVGATGFTCRVVSNTMKAPLIRELVLALPEGQPFDYRAGGFMQLTAPPYRLDFHDIEIDAAFSGSWRIAGWPDMTGASDIPVTRAYSIANRPSDAAEGRAVFNIRLAAPPPGREREIPPGIVSSYLFALKPGDDVQASGPFGEFHVQQSDREMVFIGGGVGMAPLRAMIHEQIGKGTKRKMRYFYGARSLADLFYVEEFDAIAAEHPNFSWTPALSDPAPGDRWTGATGFIHENVRAAMQKHPAPEDCEYYLCGPPVMISAVLTTLSRLGVEPHSIFNDDFGV; from the coding sequence ATGAGCGAGATCGCCCTTGCCGCCGTCATCGTCATCGCGCTGGTCGTGATCCTGACGCTCGCGCTGCTGACAACCCGGGCGCGTCTGGTCCCGGCTGAAACGATCAGGATCAGCGTGAACGGCGCCATGACGCTCGAGGCCCGGCGCGGCGACCGGCTGCTTACGGTGCTGCACCGCGCGGGCATCGGCATACCTGCCGCCTGCGGCGGTTCCGGCACATGCGGGCTCTGCCGCGTCCATGTCGAGGGCGAAGGCGCGGGCGAACCGCAGGCGACCGAACGGGGCGTGTTGTCGGCGGCCGAGCGGCGGTCCCACATGCGCCTTGCCTGCCAGACCGCGCTGCGCGGACCCTGCTCCGTCACGGTACCGCAGGATTTCGTCGGTGCGACCGGCTTCACCTGCCGGGTGGTTTCCAACACGATGAAGGCGCCGCTGATCCGCGAACTTGTGCTGGCGCTTCCGGAAGGCCAGCCCTTCGATTATCGCGCGGGCGGCTTCATGCAACTGACCGCGCCGCCCTACCGGCTGGATTTCCACGATATCGAAATCGACGCGGCCTTCTCCGGCTCCTGGCGCATCGCCGGCTGGCCGGACATGACCGGGGCCTCCGATATTCCGGTCACGCGGGCCTATTCGATCGCCAACCGCCCGAGCGACGCGGCGGAAGGCCGCGCCGTGTTCAACATACGGCTTGCCGCCCCGCCGCCGGGGCGCGAGCGCGAGATCCCGCCGGGCATCGTCTCGTCCTATCTGTTCGCGCTGAAGCCGGGCGATGACGTGCAGGCCTCCGGCCCGTTCGGCGAGTTCCACGTGCAGCAGAGCGACCGCGAGATGGTGTTCATCGGCGGCGGCGTCGGCATGGCGCCGCTCAGGGCGATGATCCACGAACAGATCGGCAAGGGCACGAAGCGAAAGATGCGCTATTTCTACGGCGCCCGCTCGCTTGCCGACCTGTTCTATGTCGAGGAGTTCGACGCGATCGCCGCAGAGCATCCGAACTTCTCGTGGACGCCGGCGCTGTCCGATCCCGCGCCCGGCGACCGCTGGACGGGCGCCACCGGCTTCATCCACGAAAATGTCCGCGCCGCCATGCAGAAGCATCCCGCGCCCGAGGACTGCGAATATTATCTCTGCGGCCCGCCGGTGATGATCTCGGCGGTGCTGACCACACTTTCGCGGCTCGGCGTCGAGCCGCATTCCATCTTCAACGACGATTTCGGAGTCTGA
- a CDS encoding ABC transporter ATP-binding protein → MASISVRNLVKSYGQHEVISGLNLEIADEEFIVLVGPSGCGKSTLLRIMAGLESINGGELRIGDKLVNNTPAAKRDIAMVFQDYALYPHMTVRQNMTFALEMRGMSAAEIEPLVAEAAELLDITPYLDRRPKALSGGQRQRVAMGRAIVRHPQVFLFDEPLSNLDAKLRAQVRAEIKELQKKLKTTMVFVTHDQVEAMTMADRIVVLKFGEIQQVGTPEDVYENPVNTFVASFIGSPSMNFLPAKVDGGSIVLADGSVLSATSVAGAADVAGNVTLGVRPEHLAPACEDEGLKALIHLVEPLGSDTLIHVTLAGQDVIARVSPDIKPKAGETLYLSPVAGKAHLFDPETGMALGKTRKLEA, encoded by the coding sequence ATGGCTTCGATCTCGGTCCGCAATCTCGTCAAGAGCTATGGTCAGCACGAGGTGATCTCCGGCCTCAACCTGGAAATTGCCGACGAGGAATTCATCGTGCTCGTCGGCCCGTCTGGCTGCGGCAAGTCGACCCTGCTGCGCATCATGGCGGGGCTGGAATCGATCAATGGCGGCGAGTTGAGGATCGGCGACAAGCTGGTCAACAACACGCCGGCGGCCAAGCGCGACATCGCCATGGTGTTTCAGGATTACGCGCTCTATCCGCATATGACCGTGCGCCAGAATATGACCTTTGCGCTCGAGATGCGCGGCATGTCGGCGGCCGAAATCGAGCCGCTGGTGGCCGAGGCCGCCGAGCTTCTGGACATCACGCCCTATCTCGATCGCCGCCCCAAGGCGCTGTCTGGCGGCCAGCGCCAGCGCGTGGCGATGGGCCGCGCGATCGTGCGCCATCCGCAGGTGTTCCTGTTCGACGAACCGCTGTCGAACCTCGATGCCAAGCTCAGGGCGCAGGTGCGGGCCGAGATCAAGGAGCTGCAGAAAAAGCTGAAGACGACGATGGTGTTCGTGACCCACGACCAGGTCGAGGCCATGACCATGGCCGACCGGATCGTGGTGCTGAAATTCGGCGAGATCCAGCAGGTCGGAACGCCGGAGGATGTTTACGAAAATCCCGTCAACACCTTCGTCGCAAGCTTCATCGGCTCGCCGTCGATGAATTTCCTGCCGGCAAAGGTCGACGGCGGCAGCATCGTGCTTGCCGACGGCAGCGTGCTGTCGGCGACCTCGGTGGCCGGCGCTGCGGATGTGGCGGGTAATGTGACCCTCGGCGTGCGTCCCGAACACCTTGCCCCGGCTTGCGAGGATGAAGGCCTCAAGGCGCTGATCCATCTGGTCGAGCCGCTCGGCTCCGACACGCTGATCCATGTCACGCTCGCAGGTCAGGATGTCATCGCCCGCGTCTCCCCCGATATCAAACCGAAGGCCGGTGAGACGCTTTATTTGTCGCCGGTTGCCGGAAAGGCCCATCTGTTCGATCCCGAAACCGGCATGGCGCTCGGAAAAACCAGAAAGCTCGAAGCATGA
- a CDS encoding CBS domain-containing protein: MSDTIESITRTDTLTVTPEMAIRRAVALMLESRAAGAPVIDDAGVLCGILTQKDCFRPTLQAGYYQEWKGTVGEYMSTEVVTLPASADLMTAAEAFLEHPHRIFPVVDGDRLVGLLRRSDVLAALVRLSN, from the coding sequence GTGAGCGACACGATCGAGAGCATCACCCGCACCGATACGCTGACGGTGACGCCGGAGATGGCGATCCGGCGCGCGGTGGCGCTGATGCTGGAAAGCCGCGCCGCCGGCGCGCCGGTCATCGACGACGCCGGCGTGCTTTGCGGCATACTGACCCAGAAGGATTGTTTCCGCCCGACCCTTCAGGCGGGCTATTATCAGGAATGGAAAGGCACGGTTGGCGAGTACATGTCCACCGAAGTCGTAACCCTGCCGGCAAGCGCCGACCTGATGACGGCCGCGGAAGCCTTTCTCGAACACCCGCACCGTATCTTTCCCGTGGTCGACGGCGACCGGCTGGTGGGCCTGCTGCGCCGCTCGGATGTGCTGGCGGCACTGGTGCGGCTGAGCAACTGA
- a CDS encoding FMN-binding protein: MADLNPISAWRRFLALPNENRFKTVAIAFIVSAVCALMVSGATVVLRPIQTANRAAEQQARLEALVAGIPGMSRLLEQSGGALSTVIINLPKGRAAADITPETLPAALENDSNWKTLTPGEDTAGIGRRPDFVQIYLLRNDAGDMELALLPISGAGYVGPINAILALNGDMNTIAGLAITDQVETPGLGGRIEEPAFLAQFAGTEIADDAGNIRFAVAHGKAGNAYEVDGITGATRTSNALTRTMRFWLGPDGYGPLIAAIKRGEF, from the coding sequence ATGGCTGACCTGAACCCGATTTCGGCGTGGCGCCGGTTTCTGGCTCTGCCGAACGAGAACCGTTTCAAGACGGTGGCAATCGCCTTCATCGTATCGGCCGTCTGCGCGCTGATGGTGAGCGGCGCGACGGTGGTTCTGCGCCCGATCCAGACAGCGAACCGCGCGGCCGAGCAGCAGGCGCGGCTGGAGGCGCTGGTGGCCGGCATTCCCGGCATGTCCCGGCTTCTGGAACAATCCGGCGGCGCGCTTTCGACCGTCATCATCAACCTGCCCAAGGGCCGGGCCGCCGCCGATATCACGCCCGAAACCCTTCCCGCAGCGCTTGAAAACGACTCCAACTGGAAGACGCTGACGCCGGGCGAGGACACCGCCGGCATCGGCCGCCGCCCGGATTTCGTGCAGATCTACCTGTTGCGCAACGATGCCGGCGATATGGAGCTCGCGCTGTTGCCGATCAGCGGTGCGGGATATGTCGGCCCGATCAACGCAATACTGGCGCTGAACGGCGACATGAACACGATCGCCGGCCTTGCGATCACCGACCAGGTCGAAACCCCCGGCCTTGGCGGGCGCATTGAGGAGCCCGCCTTCCTCGCCCAGTTCGCCGGCACCGAAATTGCCGACGACGCCGGCAATATCCGCTTCGCCGTCGCACACGGAAAGGCGGGCAATGCCTATGAGGTCGATGGCATTACCGGCGCCACCCGAACCTCGAATGCCCTTACCAGAACAATGCGTTTCTGGCTCGGTCCGGACGGTTACGGCCCGCTGATCGCCGCGATCAAGCGCGGGGAGTTCTGA
- a CDS encoding FAD:protein FMN transferase, protein MTTLNSPTRRRFLALTGAAGLGLATPALLRAAPATASVTGSAFASNWSVTLADTADVAPLKQRFDRLLAGIDRMMSPWRADSEITGFNVATREASRISAETAFTADAALAMAAASDGWFDPTIGPLVARYGFGPIEGNVGPEDKAAPRWRSLAVEGDLLVKQEPGLTMDLCGIAKGRALDLMALELGNTGHDDFLIAISGELLSGGRHPEGRPWQVAVEDPRPDADSTFGVLRLDNAAVATSGLRAQSYDLDGRRYSHIIDPYHGRPVEGEIASVSVIAPDAMTADGWATALTAAGAAGPALARRRGIAALFLFHDGAGLRNESVNGFDRLLL, encoded by the coding sequence ATGACCACGCTGAACAGCCCGACCCGCCGTCGCTTTCTCGCCCTGACCGGGGCCGCCGGCCTCGGCCTCGCAACGCCCGCGCTGCTCCGCGCAGCACCCGCGACCGCCAGCGTAACCGGTTCGGCCTTCGCCTCCAACTGGAGCGTGACGCTGGCCGATACCGCCGATGTCGCACCGCTGAAACAGCGCTTCGACCGGCTACTCGCTGGCATCGACCGGATGATGTCGCCCTGGCGCGCCGACAGCGAGATCACCGGCTTCAACGTCGCAACGCGCGAAGCCAGTCGGATTTCCGCCGAGACCGCGTTCACGGCCGATGCCGCGCTTGCCATGGCTGCGGCAAGCGATGGCTGGTTCGACCCGACCATCGGCCCGCTCGTCGCCCGCTACGGCTTCGGGCCGATCGAAGGCAATGTCGGCCCCGAGGACAAGGCCGCGCCGCGCTGGCGTTCGCTCGCCGTCGAGGGCGATCTTCTGGTCAAGCAAGAGCCGGGCCTCACCATGGATCTGTGCGGCATCGCCAAGGGCCGGGCGCTGGACCTGATGGCGCTGGAGCTCGGCAATACCGGCCATGACGATTTCCTGATCGCCATCAGCGGCGAGTTACTCTCAGGTGGCCGCCATCCGGAAGGCCGGCCATGGCAGGTGGCGGTGGAAGACCCGCGCCCGGACGCCGACAGCACCTTCGGCGTGCTCAGGCTCGACAATGCCGCCGTCGCGACCTCCGGCCTCAGGGCGCAGAGCTATGATCTCGACGGCAGACGCTACAGCCACATCATCGACCCCTATCACGGCCGCCCGGTCGAGGGCGAAATCGCCTCGGTTTCGGTAATCGCGCCGGATGCGATGACGGCCGATGGCTGGGCGACGGCGCTGACGGCTGCGGGCGCGGCAGGTCCCGCACTTGCCCGCCGCCGCGGCATTGCCGCGCTGTTCCTGTTCCATGACGGGGCCGGACTAAGAAATGAAAGCGTGAACGGTTTCGACCGTTTGCTGCTATAA
- a CDS encoding mandelate racemase/muconate lactonizing enzyme family protein, translated as MRAFRVARIEAFACRAPIARPVATSFGVMHNRPAVFVRIEDADGAFGFGEAFANWPAAGAEHRVNLLIDDIADLVLARDWESPEAMFYELTRATRIRALQCGEPGPFAQVVAALDIAAWDLVARREGLPVARALSSQAELAVPAYASGIHIDAAADVVAAARKTGFSAFKVKVGFDDAADPAKLVRLAETLRADDTLFADANQAWDVEAAERFLDAVSEADLGWIEEPIPAYAAADDWKRLARRPVPLAAGENIAGFDAFDAALDHGALTFYQPDVAKWGGLTGCLAVARKALERGRVYCPHFLGGGIGLAASASVLAAAGGPGLLEVDVNPNPLRDAFGAIGDRIEHGLWRIDEIPGLGITSLPGEIGACITHRREVRRG; from the coding sequence ATGAGGGCCTTTCGCGTCGCCCGTATCGAAGCCTTTGCCTGCCGGGCGCCGATCGCCCGGCCGGTGGCGACGTCGTTCGGCGTCATGCATAACCGGCCGGCCGTCTTCGTCCGTATCGAGGACGCGGACGGCGCCTTCGGTTTCGGCGAGGCGTTTGCCAACTGGCCCGCCGCCGGCGCCGAGCATCGCGTCAACCTGCTGATCGACGATATCGCCGATCTGGTGCTGGCGCGCGACTGGGAAAGCCCGGAAGCGATGTTCTACGAGCTTACCCGCGCGACCCGGATCCGCGCCCTGCAATGCGGCGAGCCCGGACCTTTCGCACAGGTGGTGGCCGCTCTCGATATCGCCGCCTGGGACCTTGTGGCGCGGCGCGAGGGGCTGCCGGTGGCGCGCGCTCTCTCGTCGCAGGCAGAGCTTGCCGTTCCCGCCTATGCCAGCGGCATCCATATCGATGCCGCCGCCGATGTGGTCGCGGCCGCGAGAAAAACAGGGTTTTCGGCCTTCAAGGTCAAGGTCGGCTTTGATGACGCGGCCGATCCCGCAAAATTGGTTCGCCTCGCAGAGACGCTGCGCGCCGATGATACGCTGTTTGCCGATGCCAATCAGGCCTGGGATGTCGAAGCCGCCGAGCGGTTTCTGGACGCGGTTTCGGAGGCGGACCTTGGCTGGATCGAGGAACCGATCCCGGCCTACGCGGCGGCAGATGACTGGAAGAGACTTGCCCGCAGGCCCGTTCCGCTTGCCGCCGGCGAGAATATCGCCGGTTTCGATGCGTTCGACGCTGCGCTCGACCACGGGGCGCTGACCTTCTACCAGCCCGATGTCGCCAAATGGGGCGGCCTGACGGGCTGTCTGGCGGTCGCCCGCAAGGCGCTTGAAAGAGGACGGGTCTATTGCCCGCATTTTCTCGGCGGCGGTATCGGGCTTGCAGCCTCCGCCAGCGTTCTCGCCGCAGCCGGCGGTCCGGGTCTGCTGGAGGTCGATGTCAATCCGAACCCGCTGCGCGATGCTTTCGGGGCTATCGGAGACAGGATCGAACATGGTCTGTGGCGCATTGATGAAATACCGGGTCTCGGGATCACGTCACTGCCCGGCGAGATAGGCGCCTGCATCACCCATCGCCGCGAAGTCAGGCGCGGATAG
- a CDS encoding PfkB family carbohydrate kinase, with protein MTALPEGWTRRDPTVICLGLTAYDHIWNVESIPEGAGKWRATDFVSTGGGMAATAAVAVAKLGGRARFWGRAGDDAAGHAMRDELSAAGVDVGGLKLFEGAQSSVSGVIVDAAGERLIVNFRGGGLPVAPDWLPLGDIANAGAVLADPRWPEAVEAVFAAARKLGVPTVLDADVAEASVFERLLPLTDHVIFSEQALAAFAGADRPLEKAASYGSAITAVTRGGEGIDWLEDGKPHHYPAFPVAVVDTTGAGDVFHGAWAMAVAAGADATAAAGFASAAAGLKCTRPTGRRGIPDFNETVRLWRERRT; from the coding sequence GTGACTGCGCTTCCCGAGGGCTGGACGCGGCGCGATCCGACGGTGATCTGCCTCGGGCTGACGGCCTATGATCATATCTGGAACGTCGAGTCCATCCCCGAGGGCGCTGGCAAGTGGCGCGCCACCGATTTCGTCTCCACGGGCGGCGGCATGGCCGCAACGGCGGCCGTCGCGGTGGCCAAGCTCGGCGGCCGGGCCCGGTTCTGGGGCCGCGCCGGCGACGATGCGGCGGGCCATGCCATGCGCGACGAACTTTCGGCGGCGGGTGTCGATGTCGGCGGGCTGAAGCTTTTTGAGGGCGCGCAATCCTCCGTCTCCGGCGTCATCGTAGATGCGGCGGGCGAGCGGCTGATCGTCAATTTCCGGGGCGGCGGCCTGCCGGTTGCGCCCGACTGGCTACCGCTTGGCGATATCGCAAATGCGGGCGCGGTACTGGCTGATCCGCGCTGGCCGGAGGCTGTTGAGGCGGTGTTTGCCGCAGCCCGCAAGCTCGGCGTGCCGACGGTGCTCGACGCCGATGTGGCAGAAGCCAGCGTTTTCGAGAGGCTGTTGCCGCTCACCGATCACGTGATCTTTTCCGAGCAGGCGCTCGCCGCCTTCGCGGGTGCGGATCGACCGCTTGAAAAGGCGGCGTCATACGGCTCAGCCATTACAGCGGTCACCAGGGGCGGTGAGGGGATCGACTGGCTGGAAGATGGCAAGCCGCATCACTATCCGGCCTTTCCCGTCGCCGTGGTCGATACCACGGGCGCGGGCGATGTCTTCCACGGCGCCTGGGCCATGGCGGTTGCCGCCGGCGCCGATGCCACTGCGGCCGCGGGTTTTGCTTCCGCCGCCGCCGGACTGAAATGCACCCGCCCGACGGGTCGGCGCGGAATTCCCGATTTCAACGAGACTGTCAGATTATGGAGAGAGAGAAGAACATGA
- a CDS encoding NAD-dependent succinate-semialdehyde dehydrogenase codes for MTISLKDPTLLTADAYVDGEWIAATDAAGIDVTNPADGSLVGRVPSLDADVIERAIAAAARARADWAALPAKARSVKLRKWFDLIVENADDLAAILTAEQGKPLVEAKGEILANAAYLEWFAEEAKRIYGDVIPSPSPDRRVIVVKQPIGVCAAITPWNFPNGMITRKAGPALATGCPIIVKPASQTPLSALSLAVLAERAGIPAGIFQVVTGKASMIGEIFCKSETIAKISFTGSTEVGRWLIRESAHDIKRLSLELGGNAPFIVFEDADLDAAVEGAMIAKFRNSGQTCVCANRIYVHESIVDEFARRLAKATDALVVGNGAHPGVEQGPLIDEAAVAKVEEHLADALALGATLITGGGRHELGRTWFRPTVISGVSPKAKVSREETFAPLAPVIPFADEAEAIRLANDSEFGLAAYFYSRDLARVFRVGEALEAGMVGINTGLIANEAAPFGGVKQSGLGREGSKYGIEEYVEIKYLCIAGL; via the coding sequence ATGACGATTTCCCTCAAAGACCCGACCCTTCTGACCGCCGATGCCTATGTCGACGGCGAATGGATAGCAGCGACCGATGCCGCCGGCATCGATGTCACCAATCCCGCCGATGGCAGCCTTGTCGGCCGCGTACCGTCGCTCGATGCCGATGTGATCGAACGCGCGATTGCGGCGGCCGCCAGGGCCAGGGCCGATTGGGCGGCATTGCCGGCCAAGGCCCGCAGCGTGAAGCTGCGCAAATGGTTTGATCTGATCGTCGAGAATGCCGACGATCTGGCCGCGATCCTGACAGCTGAGCAGGGCAAGCCGCTGGTCGAAGCCAAGGGCGAGATCCTTGCCAATGCCGCCTATCTCGAATGGTTCGCCGAGGAAGCCAAGCGGATCTATGGCGACGTCATTCCCTCGCCGTCGCCCGATCGCCGGGTGATCGTCGTCAAGCAGCCGATCGGGGTTTGCGCGGCGATCACGCCGTGGAATTTCCCCAATGGCATGATCACGCGCAAGGCCGGTCCGGCGCTGGCCACCGGTTGCCCGATCATCGTCAAGCCGGCCTCGCAGACGCCGCTTTCGGCGCTTTCGCTCGCGGTTCTGGCCGAGCGCGCGGGCATACCGGCGGGCATCTTCCAGGTGGTCACCGGCAAGGCCAGCATGATCGGTGAAATCTTCTGCAAATCCGAAACCATTGCCAAGATCAGCTTCACCGGCTCGACCGAGGTCGGCCGCTGGCTGATCCGCGAAAGCGCGCATGACATCAAGCGGCTGTCGCTGGAGCTTGGCGGCAATGCGCCGTTCATCGTGTTCGAGGACGCCGATCTCGATGCCGCGGTCGAAGGCGCGATGATCGCCAAATTCCGCAATTCCGGCCAGACCTGTGTCTGCGCCAACCGCATTTACGTGCATGAAAGCATCGTCGATGAATTCGCCCGCAGGCTGGCGAAGGCGACCGATGCGCTGGTGGTCGGCAACGGCGCTCACCCCGGCGTCGAACAGGGGCCGCTGATCGACGAGGCGGCCGTCGCCAAGGTCGAGGAGCATCTGGCGGATGCGCTGGCGCTCGGCGCGACGCTCATCACCGGCGGCGGGCGGCATGAGCTCGGCCGCACATGGTTCAGGCCGACGGTGATTTCCGGCGTCAGCCCGAAGGCGAAGGTGTCGCGCGAGGAAACCTTCGCCCCGCTCGCCCCGGTCATTCCCTTCGCCGACGAGGCGGAAGCGATCCGGCTGGCCAATGACAGCGAATTCGGCCTTGCCGCCTATTTCTACAGTCGCGATCTCGCCCGCGTCTTCCGGGTCGGAGAGGCGCTGGAGGCCGGCATGGTCGGCATCAATACCGGGCTGATCGCCAACGAGGCGGCCCCCTTCGGCGGCGTCAAGCAATCCGGCCTTGGCCGCGAAGGCTCGAAATACGGGATCGAGGAGTATGTGGAGATCAAATATCTCTGCATAGCCGGCCTGTGA
- the nqrM gene encoding (Na+)-NQR maturation NqrM, producing MEIVLAIGIFALVAAGLGLGLMLGRGPLKGSCGGMACLKDVACEGCPHKRGREDA from the coding sequence ATGGAAATCGTTCTGGCAATCGGAATTTTCGCACTGGTGGCAGCCGGTCTAGGACTTGGACTGATGCTCGGGCGCGGGCCGCTCAAGGGCTCGTGCGGTGGCATGGCCTGCCTCAAGGACGTCGCCTGCGAGGGTTGCCCGCACAAACGCGGGAGGGAGGACGCGTGA
- a CDS encoding tagatose 1,6-diphosphate aldolase has translation MTSIGKQRGLQRLADENGHFTMVALDQRPPLAQSIAKARGIEVEAVAYADMVAAKRLLVRALSGEASSMLFDPNYAVPAAIDALPAHTGLIVTLEEHRFQETPGGRKSRSIDNWTVEKIRRMGGDAVKVLAWYRPDASPEVLAHQQDYVRTVGAECARHDIPYVLELLVYPFPDSAKHTTAYVESADKSADLVIDSVREFAKPEYGVDLFKLETPLPAASLPPLDGSAASKEAAAAFETLGSICADAGIPWVLLSGGAAPEMFERVLSYSYAAGAQGFLAGRTIWLEAIQQHFPDEAGVLKALEGNGLDILHRLGDLTRKEALPFKPRYRFDDIGREGAFTCAYA, from the coding sequence ATGACGAGCATCGGAAAGCAGAGAGGGCTGCAGCGCCTTGCCGACGAAAACGGCCACTTCACGATGGTCGCGCTGGATCAGCGCCCGCCGCTGGCGCAATCGATCGCCAAGGCACGCGGGATCGAGGTCGAGGCCGTCGCCTATGCCGACATGGTGGCCGCCAAGCGCCTGCTGGTGCGGGCGCTGTCGGGGGAGGCCTCGTCGATGCTGTTCGACCCGAACTATGCCGTTCCGGCCGCAATCGACGCGCTGCCGGCCCATACCGGGCTGATCGTCACGCTGGAGGAACATCGTTTCCAGGAAACCCCCGGCGGCCGCAAGTCGCGCTCGATCGACAACTGGACGGTGGAGAAGATCCGCCGCATGGGCGGCGATGCGGTCAAGGTGCTGGCCTGGTATCGTCCCGACGCTTCGCCGGAGGTGCTCGCCCATCAGCAGGACTATGTCCGCACTGTCGGCGCCGAATGCGCGCGCCACGATATTCCCTATGTGCTGGAATTGCTCGTCTATCCCTTCCCCGACAGCGCCAAACATACAACCGCCTATGTCGAAAGCGCCGACAAGAGCGCCGATCTGGTGATCGACAGCGTCCGCGAATTCGCCAAGCCTGAATACGGCGTCGACCTGTTCAAGCTGGAAACGCCGCTGCCGGCCGCAAGCCTGCCGCCGCTGGATGGCAGCGCCGCCTCGAAAGAGGCCGCCGCTGCGTTCGAAACCCTCGGCAGCATCTGTGCCGATGCCGGCATTCCGTGGGTGCTGCTTTCGGGCGGGGCCGCGCCGGAAATGTTCGAACGTGTTCTGTCCTATTCCTATGCCGCCGGCGCGCAGGGCTTTCTGGCGGGGCGCACGATCTGGCTCGAGGCGATCCAGCAGCATTTCCCGGACGAGGCAGGGGTGCTGAAGGCGCTGGAGGGCAATGGGCTCGACATCCTGCATCGCTTGGGCGACCTCACCCGAAAAGAGGCGCTGCCGTTCAAGCCGCGCTACCGCTTCGACGATATCGGGCGGGAGGGCGCGTTTACCTGCGCTTACGCTTAA
- a CDS encoding NADH:ubiquinone reductase (Na(+)-transporting) subunit D, with translation MAKRTSLWTTLTEPLISQNPVTLQILGICSALAVTTSVATAVTMSVSLTIVIVLSALLVSLIRRHIPDSIRLIVQIVIVASLVIVIDQFLQAYFFDISKRLSVFVSLITTNCLVLGRTESFSRNNPPLPSMIDALGNGLGYSLVLIVIGSLRELFGTGKLLGYQVFATVEQGGWFTPLNLMLLAPSAFFLIGGLVWAIRSALPEQAEAAEFTPPETGEAGQ, from the coding sequence ATGGCCAAGCGCACCAGCCTGTGGACGACGCTGACGGAACCACTGATTTCGCAGAACCCGGTGACGCTGCAGATCCTCGGCATCTGTTCGGCGCTGGCGGTGACCACATCCGTTGCCACCGCCGTCACCATGTCGGTATCACTGACGATCGTGATCGTGCTGTCGGCATTGCTGGTGAGCCTGATCCGCCGCCATATCCCGGATTCGATCCGGCTGATCGTGCAGATCGTCATCGTCGCCTCGCTGGTGATCGTCATCGACCAGTTCCTGCAGGCCTATTTCTTCGACATCAGCAAGCGGCTTTCGGTGTTCGTCAGCCTGATCACCACCAATTGCCTGGTGCTGGGACGCACCGAGTCCTTCTCGCGCAACAATCCGCCGCTGCCGTCGATGATCGACGCTCTTGGGAATGGCCTCGGCTATTCGCTGGTGCTGATCGTCATCGGCTCGCTGCGGGAACTGTTCGGCACGGGCAAACTGCTCGGCTATCAGGTGTTCGCCACGGTCGAACAGGGCGGATGGTTCACGCCGCTGAACCTGATGCTGCTCGCGCCGAGCGCCTTCTTCCTGATCGGCGGGTTGGTCTGGGCGATCCGCTCGGCGCTGCCCGAACAGGCCGAAGCCGCCGAGTTCACGCCGCCGGAAACCGGGGAGGCGGGCCAATGA